In one window of Azoarcus olearius DNA:
- a CDS encoding helix-turn-helix domain-containing protein has protein sequence MTGVFASTPQLIARATASAPDYVMEGHNGDIFGARWNHPAGESQLRRNAEHVLVYHLSGNTDVERLQQGVVTGFRSRVGSVTFMPRDSESDWRLGGNTQVIHLYLSQDLMDAFARDTLERDACPEIDDFFAVNDTWLDGFFRMLASEAPPSAGAGTRLETLVLDQIQSLLVRHLVTRYARERRADTERALVRGGSGSQLRQSVLKKITALIHERLHEDICLQDLADLACISKDHFLRAFRDTVGQTPYHYVLSQRLERARALLREEPNLPVAEIARRCGFKNLSHFSATFRRMTGVSPKGYRG, from the coding sequence ATGACGGGAGTGTTTGCATCGACCCCGCAGCTCATCGCGCGCGCCACCGCCTCTGCGCCGGACTACGTGATGGAAGGCCACAACGGCGACATCTTCGGCGCGCGCTGGAACCACCCCGCCGGCGAATCCCAGCTGCGCCGCAACGCCGAGCATGTGCTGGTCTATCACCTGTCGGGCAACACCGACGTCGAGCGCCTGCAGCAGGGCGTGGTCACCGGCTTCCGTTCGCGCGTGGGCTCGGTCACCTTCATGCCGCGCGATTCCGAATCCGACTGGCGGCTGGGCGGCAACACCCAGGTCATCCACCTCTACCTGTCGCAGGACCTCATGGACGCCTTCGCCCGCGACACGCTGGAGCGCGACGCCTGTCCGGAAATCGACGATTTCTTCGCGGTGAACGACACCTGGCTGGACGGCTTCTTCCGCATGCTGGCCAGCGAGGCGCCGCCCTCCGCCGGCGCCGGCACCCGTCTGGAAACCCTGGTGCTCGACCAGATCCAGAGCCTCTTGGTGCGCCACCTCGTCACCCGCTACGCGCGCGAGCGCCGCGCCGACACCGAACGCGCGCTGGTGCGCGGCGGCAGCGGCAGCCAGCTGCGCCAGAGCGTGCTGAAGAAGATCACCGCGCTGATCCACGAACGCCTGCACGAGGACATCTGCCTGCAGGACCTGGCCGACCTCGCTTGCATCTCCAAGGACCACTTCCTGCGCGCCTTCCGCGACACCGTCGGCCAGACGCCCTACCACTACGTGCTGTCGCAGCGGCTGGAACGGGCGCGGGCGCTGCTAAGGGAAGAGCCGAACCTGCCGGTGGCGGAGATTGCGCGACGCTGCGGGTTCAAGAACCTGAGCCACTTTTCGGCCACGTTCAGGCGGATGACGGGCGTGAGCCCGAAGGGCTATCGGGGCTGA
- a CDS encoding glucose 1-dehydrogenase produces the protein MQGMLEQKVVIVTGAGSGIGRAAAELMAREGAIVIASDLKLDTVEDTAHRITLAGGRALAVRTDVAKLAELDALHDLAIAEFGRLDGAFNNAGIPGPGVALADHEEAAFDALIAINLKAVWYGMKRQIELMLPRGGGAIVNTASVGGIVGKPGLSVYCATKHAVIGLTKTAALEYGSRGVRVNAVCPGVIRTPMVDQVIAGQPGAEEEWNRLQPIGRMGTPEELAETVAWLMSPRASLVHGHALVADGGLTVA, from the coding sequence ATGCAGGGCATGCTCGAACAGAAGGTGGTGATCGTCACCGGCGCCGGCTCCGGCATCGGCCGCGCGGCGGCCGAGCTGATGGCGCGCGAAGGCGCGATCGTGATCGCCAGCGACCTCAAGCTGGACACGGTGGAAGACACCGCGCACCGCATCACCCTGGCCGGTGGCCGCGCGCTGGCGGTGCGCACCGACGTGGCGAAGCTGGCCGAACTGGACGCGCTGCACGACCTCGCCATCGCCGAATTCGGCCGGCTGGACGGCGCCTTCAACAACGCCGGCATTCCGGGGCCGGGCGTGGCGCTCGCCGATCACGAGGAAGCCGCCTTCGACGCGCTGATCGCGATCAACCTGAAGGCGGTGTGGTACGGCATGAAGCGCCAGATCGAGTTGATGCTGCCGCGCGGCGGCGGCGCCATCGTCAATACCGCCTCGGTCGGCGGCATCGTCGGCAAGCCGGGGCTGTCGGTGTATTGCGCCACCAAGCACGCGGTGATCGGCCTCACCAAGACCGCGGCGCTGGAATACGGCAGCCGCGGCGTGCGGGTGAATGCGGTGTGTCCGGGGGTGATCCGCACGCCGATGGTGGACCAGGTGATCGCCGGCCAGCCGGGCGCGGAGGAAGAATGGAACAGGCTGCAGCCGATCGGCCGCATGGGCACGCCGGAGGAACTGGCCGAAACGGTGGCGTGGCTGATGTCGCCGCGGGCCTCGCTGGTGCATGGCCACGCGCTGGTGGCCGACGGCGGACTGACGGTGGCGTAA
- a CDS encoding DUF1134 domain-containing protein, whose product MFTPTHPVRSGHSWVLALIAALGLAFAVPAVAAGDDASTYDKDSIIKDAAEFFGETTEGLAKVIEKAFNEQGRPNGYIKGEEIAGAVGVGLRYGDGTLTLKKGGSAKVYWQGPSIGFDVGANASKVFILVYNLPRTQDIYQRFPGIDGSVYYVAGAGINYQQRDNIVLAPIRVGVGLRTGASVGYMHYTPTKTLNPL is encoded by the coding sequence ATGTTCACGCCCACGCATCCTGTCCGGTCCGGTCATTCTTGGGTTCTGGCGCTGATTGCGGCGCTGGGTCTGGCCTTCGCAGTTCCTGCCGTCGCCGCGGGCGACGACGCGAGCACCTACGACAAGGACTCCATCATCAAGGATGCTGCGGAGTTCTTCGGCGAAACCACCGAGGGCCTCGCCAAGGTCATCGAGAAGGCGTTCAACGAACAGGGACGCCCCAACGGCTACATCAAGGGCGAGGAAATCGCCGGCGCAGTGGGCGTCGGCCTGCGCTACGGCGACGGCACACTGACTCTCAAGAAGGGCGGCTCCGCCAAGGTGTACTGGCAGGGTCCGTCGATCGGCTTCGACGTCGGCGCGAACGCCTCGAAAGTGTTCATCCTGGTCTATAACCTGCCCCGTACGCAGGACATCTACCAGCGCTTCCCTGGCATCGACGGCAGCGTGTACTACGTGGCCGGCGCCGGCATCAATTACCAGCAGCGCGACAACATCGTACTGGCACCGATCCGCGTGGGGGTGGGACTGCGCACCGGAGCAAGCGTGGGTTACATGCACTACACGCCCACCAAGACCCTGAATCCGCTCTAG
- a CDS encoding LamB/YcsF family protein, whose translation MMKINLNADLGESFGAWKMGEDDALLQVVRSANIACGFHAGDPLVMRNTVRMALAAGVSLGAHPAYPDLQGFGRRPMKMAPAELEAAVIYQLGALAGIAAAEGGRLSHVKPHGALSNQACEDAELAATVVRAVRAFDRELILLAPALSELHAVGERAGLRVAAEIFADRAYTDAATLAARTQPGAVIHDHDEVIAHVLRMLDAGGIVAQSGKVMKTAMHSVCVHGDTPGAVQSARRLAETLAAKGWELVGLPEMGE comes from the coding sequence ATGATGAAGATCAACCTCAACGCCGACCTCGGCGAATCCTTCGGCGCCTGGAAGATGGGCGAGGACGACGCGCTGCTGCAGGTGGTGCGCTCGGCCAACATCGCCTGCGGCTTCCATGCCGGCGACCCGCTGGTGATGCGCAACACGGTGCGGATGGCGCTCGCCGCCGGCGTCAGCCTGGGCGCCCATCCGGCCTATCCCGACCTGCAGGGCTTCGGCCGTCGGCCGATGAAGATGGCACCGGCCGAACTGGAAGCGGCGGTGATCTACCAGCTCGGCGCACTCGCCGGCATCGCCGCCGCCGAAGGCGGCCGGCTGAGCCATGTGAAGCCGCACGGTGCGCTCAGCAATCAGGCCTGCGAGGACGCCGAACTCGCCGCCACCGTGGTGCGCGCGGTGCGTGCCTTCGACCGCGAGCTGATCCTGCTGGCCCCGGCCTTATCCGAACTGCACGCCGTCGGCGAGCGTGCCGGGCTGCGGGTAGCGGCAGAGATCTTTGCCGACCGCGCCTATACCGACGCCGCCACGCTCGCTGCGCGCACCCAGCCGGGCGCGGTTATCCACGACCACGACGAGGTCATCGCCCACGTGCTGCGGATGCTGGACGCGGGCGGCATCGTCGCGCAGAGCGGCAAGGTGATGAAGACGGCGATGCACAGCGTCTGCGTGCATGGCGACACCCCCGGCGCGGTGCAGAGCGCGCGGCGACTGGCGGAGACCTTGGCAGCGAAGGGGTGGGAGTTGGTGGGCCTGCCGGAGATGGGGGAATGA
- a CDS encoding biotin-dependent carboxyltransferase family protein: MSAVQLEVLAPGAYASLQDGGRRGYRRIGVPWAGVLDTRLMRIANVLVGNAEGAPVIECFDGGLLLAARGGPLRLAVAGDAVLEIERGGERSALAPWRSLTLGDGELLRLRRMSGGRIAVVAVEGLVLTPVLGSVSTYARAALGGLDGPLAGRALTTGMLLPVQAARAGGERMLPRPPYVEEGPIRVVPGPQADHFSAAAFATLLGEEYRVSAEADRMGLRLEGPALEHAGAREIVSDATVPGAIQVPGNGQPIVLLADAQTAGGYPKIATVIGADLGRLAALRPGQVLRFAAVTAGEGEHLARAAEAGTRALLASVRPLAADGIDLAALQAANLVSGVVHALAAEYRPLTAAADQAAAPTPPEPR, translated from the coding sequence ATGAGCGCGGTGCAGCTCGAAGTGCTCGCGCCCGGCGCCTACGCCTCGCTGCAGGACGGTGGGCGGCGTGGCTATCGCCGTATCGGCGTGCCCTGGGCGGGTGTGCTCGACACCCGCCTGATGCGGATCGCCAATGTGCTCGTCGGCAATGCCGAGGGTGCGCCGGTGATCGAGTGCTTCGACGGCGGCCTGCTGCTCGCCGCGCGCGGCGGACCGCTGCGGCTGGCGGTGGCCGGGGACGCGGTGCTGGAGATCGAGCGCGGCGGCGAACGCAGTGCGCTGGCGCCGTGGCGTTCGCTGACGCTGGGCGACGGCGAGTTGCTGCGGCTGCGCCGCATGAGCGGTGGGCGCATCGCCGTGGTTGCGGTGGAAGGCTTGGTGCTGACTCCGGTGCTCGGCAGCGTTTCCACCTATGCGCGCGCCGCGCTGGGCGGCCTGGATGGACCGCTCGCCGGGCGCGCGCTGACCACCGGAATGCTGCTGCCGGTGCAGGCGGCGCGCGCCGGTGGGGAACGCATGCTGCCCCGTCCGCCGTATGTGGAAGAGGGCCCGATCCGCGTCGTGCCGGGCCCGCAGGCGGATCACTTCAGCGCCGCCGCGTTCGCCACCCTGCTGGGCGAGGAATACCGCGTCAGCGCCGAAGCCGACCGCATGGGCCTGCGGCTGGAAGGTCCGGCGCTGGAACATGCCGGTGCGCGCGAGATCGTTTCCGACGCCACCGTGCCGGGCGCGATCCAGGTGCCCGGCAACGGTCAGCCCATCGTGCTGCTGGCCGATGCGCAGACGGCGGGCGGCTACCCCAAGATCGCCACCGTGATCGGCGCCGACCTCGGCCGCCTGGCGGCGCTGCGGCCGGGGCAGGTGCTGCGCTTTGCCGCGGTGACGGCCGGGGAAGGCGAACACCTTGCCCGTGCCGCCGAGGCCGGAACCCGCGCGCTACTCGCCAGCGTGCGCCCGCTCGCGGCCGACGGCATCGACCTCGCCGCGCTGCAGGCGGCCAACCTGGTGAGCGGCGTGGTGCATGCGCTCGCCGCCGAATATCGCCCGCTCACCGCCGCCGCTGACCAGGCCGCTGCGCCAACGCCTCCGGAACCACGATGA
- the pxpB gene encoding 5-oxoprolinase subunit PxpB, whose amino-acid sequence MKPRVLDAGDAAFTVEFGDAIEPRLLAAVNALDAAIARLQADGGLPGLVETMPTFRSLTVFFDPLVTGRAALLAALQPLLAGDADRAAAPGRRWRLPVCYEGEAAPDLAATARATGLDEAAVVALHSGTEYRVYMLGFLPGFPFMGDLPEPLRLPRRAEPRLRVPSGSVAIATGLTAIYPWESPGGWHLLGRCPVPLFDVRRAAPALLAAGDRVVFAPVSGAEYVRLAAALQGGEIDPQEWLCSGVAEGDGTAAPSAAPEGGAR is encoded by the coding sequence ATGAAGCCGCGCGTGCTCGATGCGGGCGATGCGGCGTTCACGGTCGAGTTCGGCGACGCGATCGAGCCGCGCCTGCTCGCGGCGGTCAATGCGCTGGATGCCGCGATCGCCCGCCTGCAGGCCGATGGTGGCCTGCCGGGGCTGGTCGAGACCATGCCTACCTTCCGCTCGCTGACGGTGTTCTTCGATCCGCTGGTGACCGGCCGCGCTGCGCTGCTGGCGGCGCTGCAGCCCTTGCTGGCGGGCGATGCGGACAGGGCGGCGGCGCCGGGCCGGCGCTGGCGGCTGCCGGTGTGCTACGAGGGTGAGGCGGCGCCCGACCTTGCCGCCACCGCGCGTGCCACCGGGCTGGACGAGGCCGCGGTGGTCGCGCTGCACAGCGGCACCGAATACCGGGTCTACATGCTGGGCTTTCTGCCCGGTTTTCCGTTCATGGGCGACCTGCCGGAACCGCTGCGTCTGCCGCGCCGGGCCGAGCCGCGGCTGCGCGTGCCGTCCGGCAGCGTCGCCATCGCCACCGGCCTTACCGCGATCTACCCATGGGAAAGCCCCGGCGGCTGGCATCTGCTCGGGCGCTGCCCGGTGCCGCTGTTCGATGTCCGGCGTGCCGCGCCCGCGCTGCTCGCGGCGGGTGACCGGGTGGTCTTTGCGCCAGTGTCGGGCGCGGAATATGTCCGCCTGGCTGCCGCGCTGCAGGGCGGCGAAATCGACCCGCAGGAATGGCTGTGTTCCGGAGTGGCCGAGGGGGACGGAACCGCGGCCCCTTCGGCCGCGCCGGAGGGTGGGGCGCGATGA